The uncultured Desulfuromonas sp. genome has a segment encoding these proteins:
- the gyrB gene encoding DNA topoisomerase (ATP-hydrolyzing) subunit B, whose protein sequence is MENNYNAENIKVLEGLTAVRKRPAMYIGSTSSQGLHHLVYEVVDNSIDEALAGYCDSVHVTLNVDGSVTVVDNGRGIPVDWHATENKSAAEVVMTVLHAGGKFDSDTYKVSGGLHGVGVSVVNALSSKLELEIRRNGKIYKQSYETGIPKTELKEISDTIKRGTKITFWPDADIFETVEFSYEILSKRLRELAFLNAGVRVILSDDRTEKVQEFYYEGGISSFVEFLNRAKNPIHNNIIYFSGEKEGVQIEIAFQYNDGYDEKIFTFANNINTHEGGTHLVGFKAALTRTMNAYATANNLLKNIKASVSGDDLREGMAAVISVKVPDPQFEGQTKTKLGNSEIKGYVETLVNEKLAVYLEENPQVAKKILEKGIEAARAREAARKARDLTRRKGALDGLSLPGKLADCQEKDPALSEIYIVEGDSAGGSAKQGRDRSNQAILPLKGKILNVEKSRFDKMLTSNEIRTLITAMGAGIGKDDFDIAKIRYHRIIIMTDADVDGSHIRTLLLTFFFRQMPEIIERGYLYIAQPPLYKLKKGKKEIYLKDEETLLDYLLSIGVDNCSIDINQGEKFIRGKQIIPTLKNIIEYNELFDKLIHKGIKRELLKIFVEGKIHYNFEDLVDLSPLVESLQQAAPHAEFTLLENPARILFTLGSVRARIDQKSLDILSSHEYKLLLQTYKQLISISKDDEVIIQQEEKEPVTVNDRDELLDFFLSRAKKGQYIQRYKGLGEMNPEQLWETTMDPEKRVLLQVKIEDAVAADNIFTVLMGDQVEPRREFIENNALNVSNLDI, encoded by the coding sequence ATGGAAAACAATTACAATGCTGAAAATATAAAAGTTTTAGAAGGTCTTACAGCTGTACGTAAAAGACCGGCAATGTATATAGGTTCTACAAGTAGTCAAGGTTTACACCATCTCGTCTATGAGGTCGTTGATAACTCAATTGATGAAGCTCTTGCCGGGTATTGTGATTCGGTACATGTCACTCTGAATGTAGATGGTTCAGTAACGGTCGTTGATAACGGCCGGGGTATCCCTGTTGATTGGCACGCTACTGAGAATAAATCGGCTGCCGAAGTCGTTATGACCGTCCTTCATGCTGGGGGAAAATTTGACAGTGACACTTATAAGGTTTCGGGGGGGCTTCACGGAGTTGGTGTTTCAGTTGTCAATGCATTATCAAGTAAGTTGGAACTTGAGATACGTCGAAATGGAAAAATATATAAGCAAAGCTATGAAACTGGTATTCCAAAAACTGAATTAAAGGAAATTTCCGATACAATTAAAAGAGGAACAAAAATAACTTTTTGGCCTGATGCTGATATTTTCGAAACGGTTGAATTTTCGTATGAAATTCTCTCAAAAAGGTTAAGAGAACTAGCTTTTTTGAACGCCGGTGTCCGAGTAATATTAAGTGATGATCGTACAGAAAAAGTTCAGGAATTTTATTATGAAGGTGGTATATCTTCATTTGTAGAATTTTTAAATAGAGCTAAAAATCCAATACATAACAATATTATATATTTTAGTGGTGAAAAAGAAGGTGTTCAGATAGAAATAGCTTTTCAATATAACGATGGTTATGACGAAAAAATATTTACCTTCGCCAATAATATCAACACGCATGAAGGCGGTACACATCTTGTAGGCTTTAAAGCTGCTCTTACTCGGACGATGAATGCCTATGCAACGGCTAATAATCTGTTGAAAAACATTAAAGCGTCCGTCTCTGGTGATGATCTGCGTGAAGGTATGGCTGCGGTTATTTCCGTCAAGGTCCCGGATCCCCAATTTGAAGGTCAAACCAAGACAAAACTGGGTAATTCAGAGATTAAAGGTTATGTGGAAACGCTTGTAAACGAGAAACTGGCCGTCTATCTCGAAGAGAATCCCCAAGTTGCCAAGAAAATTCTTGAAAAAGGTATTGAAGCGGCCAGAGCACGAGAAGCAGCACGCAAAGCTCGCGATCTAACACGTCGTAAAGGTGCTCTCGATGGTTTGTCGCTGCCGGGAAAATTGGCGGATTGCCAAGAAAAAGATCCGGCGCTCAGCGAAATTTATATCGTCGAGGGTGACTCCGCGGGTGGCAGTGCTAAGCAGGGTCGTGACCGCAGCAACCAGGCGATTTTGCCGTTAAAAGGTAAAATCCTCAATGTTGAAAAATCCCGGTTTGACAAAATGCTGACGTCCAATGAAATCCGGACATTAATCACAGCAATGGGTGCCGGGATTGGTAAGGATGACTTCGACATTGCCAAGATCAGATACCACCGCATCATTATTATGACGGATGCTGATGTCGATGGTTCTCATATCCGTACCCTTTTGTTGACGTTCTTTTTCCGCCAGATGCCGGAGATTATCGAACGGGGCTATCTCTATATCGCCCAGCCTCCTCTCTATAAGCTGAAAAAAGGCAAAAAAGAAATTTATCTCAAGGATGAAGAAACGTTATTGGATTATTTGTTGTCAATCGGCGTGGATAACTGTTCGATTGATATCAACCAGGGGGAAAAATTTATTCGGGGAAAACAGATTATTCCCACATTGAAAAATATCATTGAGTACAATGAACTTTTCGATAAATTAATTCACAAAGGGATCAAGCGTGAATTGCTCAAAATTTTTGTTGAAGGAAAAATCCATTATAATTTTGAAGACTTAGTTGACCTCTCTCCTTTAGTGGAAAGTCTTCAACAGGCAGCACCGCATGCTGAATTTACCTTGTTGGAAAATCCTGCTCGGATCCTATTCACCCTCGGTAGCGTACGAGCCCGCATTGATCAGAAGAGTCTGGATATTCTCTCCAGCCATGAATACAAATTGCTGTTACAGACCTATAAGCAATTGATCAGCATCAGCAAAGATGATGAGGTGATCATTCAACAGGAGGAAAAAGAACCGGTTACCGTTAACGACCGTGATGAACTGTTGGATTTCTTTTTATCCCGCGCTAAAAAGGGGCAGTATATCCAACGCTATAAAGGTCTTGGCGAGATGAATCCTGAACAACTATGGGAAACGACGATGGATCCTGAAAAAAGGGTTCTGCTTCAGGTTAAAATTGAAGATGCTGTTGCTGCTGATAACATCTTTACCGTTCTTATGGGTGATCAGGTGGAACCGCGGCGTGAGTTTATTGAAAACAACGCCCTTAACGTTTCCAATCTTGATATCTAA
- a CDS encoding AAA family ATPase, producing the protein MIKSISLKNFRCFNDYKISLKKKNCIIGKNGSGKTCIVESFYLFSNFRTLKSRTKNHDLIKFGKSISEINVVGKNNLNLTISKNKKIYLDGFETDVLSFVKSIKCIFFLSDEIFTFFNKPSTRRKYFDQLIFNLNPNYLFLVQKYFKVLKNRNIDYRNNNNKEIDIWTDYLKEINDQIYSLKSDYISELVKCYRNIICSIYNCSYDVEIDIDRKKYYKGIESKEVKIGRTLFGHHLEDYKIKIDGMDINTYSSNGQKKIFLLILKLSHLQVSKKYFSEQTFIIDDLTSELDCSAVSKIINYLYVINDQIIITNIKDVLIDREKFNIINIDNHN; encoded by the coding sequence ATGATTAAAAGTATAAGTCTAAAAAATTTTCGATGTTTTAACGATTATAAAATATCATTAAAAAAGAAAAACTGTATTATTGGAAAAAACGGAAGTGGTAAAACGTGTATAGTAGAATCATTTTATTTGTTTAGTAACTTTAGAACTTTAAAATCAAGAACGAAAAACCACGATTTAATAAAGTTTGGTAAGAGTATTTCTGAAATAAATGTAGTTGGGAAAAATAATCTCAACTTAACTATTTCTAAAAACAAAAAAATTTATTTGGATGGATTTGAGACAGATGTTTTATCATTTGTTAAATCTATAAAATGTATATTTTTTTTATCGGACGAAATTTTTACTTTCTTTAATAAACCTTCGACACGGAGAAAATATTTCGATCAACTAATATTTAATTTAAATCCAAATTATTTATTTCTTGTACAAAAATATTTTAAAGTATTGAAAAATAGGAATATAGACTATCGTAATAATAATAATAAGGAAATAGATATATGGACTGATTATTTAAAAGAAATAAACGATCAAATATATTCTTTAAAATCAGATTACATCAGTGAATTAGTAAAATGTTATAGAAATATAATATGCAGTATTTATAATTGTTCATATGATGTAGAAATAGATATTGATAGAAAAAAATACTATAAAGGTATTGAAAGTAAAGAAGTTAAGATTGGTAGAACTTTGTTTGGTCACCATCTTGAGGATTATAAAATAAAAATAGATGGAATGGATATAAATACATACTCATCTAATGGGCAAAAAAAAATATTCTTATTGATTTTGAAATTATCTCACTTGCAAGTATCAAAAAAATATTTTTCTGAGCAAACATTTATTATTGATGATCTTACAAGTGAACTCGATTGTTCAGCAGTATCAAAAATAATAAACTATTTGTATGTAATAAATGACCAGATAATTATTACAAATATTAAAGACGTATTAATAGATAGAGAAAAGTTTAATATTATTAATATCGACAACCATAATTAA
- the dnaN gene encoding DNA polymerase III subunit beta, translated as MKITTKKNDLLKGLTLVQGVVEKKKTLPILSNVLLEADQENSQLILTATDLEIGIKTHIEADIINPGKITISAKKLYEIVKELAESEITLKVKENNWVEIINGKAKFNIVGLSSEEFPLITDKSTDEKFIIDGITFKNIIDKTFYAISNDESKFNLNGIYLHSQVIENDKYLKFVSTDGHRLALMQIKSDTNILNEKGVIFPKKGLSELRKIIDQDEKEIELSILDNNAIINFGETTLVMRLIDGDFPDYNRVIPEISDTYCQINGEILLHTLRRISLLANEKSKGINIEFLQDEINVTSSNPEYGDATETIKTSYNGNNVKIGFNSKYLIDVISNVIDKDIKIYIKDNMSPCLILPEDSNNYLAVIMPMRI; from the coding sequence ATGAAAATAACAACTAAAAAAAATGATCTCCTTAAGGGCCTAACCCTGGTACAAGGTGTCGTTGAAAAAAAGAAAACATTACCAATTCTCTCAAATGTTTTACTCGAAGCAGACCAAGAGAATTCCCAACTCATCCTTACAGCAACTGATTTAGAAATCGGAATAAAAACACATATTGAAGCAGACATAATCAATCCAGGTAAAATTACTATTTCTGCAAAAAAACTTTATGAAATTGTTAAAGAACTTGCCGAATCAGAAATAACTTTAAAAGTAAAAGAAAATAACTGGGTTGAAATAATAAATGGTAAAGCAAAATTTAATATAGTTGGTCTTTCTTCTGAGGAATTTCCACTGATAACAGATAAAAGTACTGATGAAAAATTTATAATTGATGGTATTACTTTCAAAAATATTATAGATAAAACTTTTTATGCTATTTCGAATGATGAAAGTAAATTTAACCTAAATGGAATATATTTACATAGTCAAGTAATAGAAAATGATAAATACCTTAAGTTTGTATCAACAGATGGACATAGACTAGCTTTAATGCAAATTAAATCCGATACAAATATATTAAATGAGAAAGGTGTTATCTTTCCTAAAAAGGGGCTATCAGAATTAAGAAAAATAATTGACCAAGATGAAAAAGAAATAGAACTTTCAATACTTGATAACAATGCAATTATAAATTTTGGTGAAACAACACTTGTAATGAGATTAATTGATGGGGACTTTCCTGATTATAATAGGGTTATTCCGGAAATAAGCGATACTTATTGCCAAATCAATGGTGAAATTCTATTACATACACTACGACGAATTTCACTATTAGCAAATGAAAAATCAAAAGGAATAAATATAGAATTTTTACAAGATGAAATAAATGTTACATCATCAAACCCAGAATATGGTGATGCAACTGAAACAATAAAAACAAGTTATAATGGAAATAATGTAAAAATTGGATTTAACTCAAAATACTTAATTGATGTAATATCAAATGTTATTGACAAAGATATAAAAATTTATATTAAAGACAATATGTCACCGTGTTTAATTTTACCGGAAGATTCCAATAACTACTTAGCGGTTATTATGCCAATGCGAATCTGA
- the dnaA gene encoding chromosomal replication initiator protein DnaA, producing MSEFFWQELKKSIQKKLNKQHYSTWIEPIQFDEIENNSVNISVSNKFIKDWIEKNYKELILTESQKILSNIDDVIIKTDKTIKKVHKKENEQKDEIKSDSINKNLNINPEYTFAKFISGSSNQFASAAAMAVANNPATIYNPLFIYGGVGLGKTHLINAIGNEIIKNNKTIKVSYYSSEKFTNELINSIRYGKMDEFRNKFRSIDVLLIDDVQFIAGKERTQEEFFHTFNSLYESHKQIVVTSDKFPKEIPGLEERLRSRFEWGLIADIQPPDIETKQAILEAKAELNNILLPQEVALFLSNSVISNIRELEGYLIRIGAYSSLTSTPISIEMAKNILKDIIVESNKELTIEDIQKKVSNHFNIKISEIKSSKRVKNLVIPRQIAMYLCRQLTSCSYPEIGDHFGGKDHSTVIHAIKKIEKNIENDSYLRSTIKTIKNTLLPS from the coding sequence ATGTCAGAATTTTTTTGGCAGGAATTAAAAAAATCAATACAAAAAAAACTCAATAAACAGCACTATTCAACTTGGATAGAACCAATTCAATTTGATGAAATAGAGAATAACTCTGTAAATATTTCTGTATCTAATAAATTTATTAAAGATTGGATTGAAAAAAACTATAAAGAGTTAATACTAACTGAATCACAAAAAATATTATCAAATATTGATGATGTTATTATAAAAACAGATAAAACGATCAAAAAAGTTCATAAAAAAGAGAACGAACAGAAAGATGAAATAAAAAGTGATTCAATAAATAAAAATTTGAATATAAACCCTGAATACACTTTTGCAAAGTTTATCTCAGGTTCTTCGAATCAGTTTGCTTCTGCTGCTGCTATGGCAGTCGCAAATAATCCTGCAACGATATATAACCCACTTTTTATTTATGGTGGTGTAGGTTTAGGAAAAACTCACTTAATAAATGCAATTGGAAATGAGATAATAAAAAATAATAAAACAATAAAAGTCAGCTATTATTCATCTGAAAAATTTACAAACGAACTCATAAATTCAATAAGATATGGTAAAATGGATGAATTTAGAAATAAATTTCGATCCATCGATGTTTTATTGATCGATGATGTCCAATTTATTGCCGGAAAAGAACGAACACAGGAAGAATTTTTTCATACATTCAATTCACTTTACGAATCTCATAAACAGATTGTAGTCACATCAGATAAATTTCCAAAAGAAATTCCAGGACTTGAAGAACGATTAAGGTCTCGATTTGAATGGGGACTCATTGCTGATATTCAACCACCTGATATAGAAACAAAACAGGCAATTCTCGAAGCAAAAGCGGAACTGAATAATATTTTATTACCACAGGAAGTAGCACTATTTCTTTCTAACTCAGTAATTAGCAATATAAGGGAACTAGAAGGATATCTTATAAGAATAGGTGCATATTCCAGTTTGACATCTACACCAATATCGATAGAAATGGCAAAAAATATTTTAAAAGATATAATTGTTGAATCAAATAAAGAACTTACAATCGAAGACATTCAGAAGAAAGTATCAAATCATTTCAATATTAAAATATCAGAAATAAAATCATCAAAGAGAGTAAAAAATCTAGTAATACCAAGACAAATAGCTATGTATCTATGCAGACAACTTACGTCATGTTCCTATCCCGAAATAGGTGATCATTTTGGCGGTAAAGATCATTCAACTGTCATACATGCCATAAAAAAAATTGAAAAAAATATTGAAAATGATAGCTACCTCAGATCCACAATTAAAACGATTAAAAATACGCTTTTACCATCATAA
- the rpmH gene encoding 50S ribosomal protein L34: protein MKRTYQPSRVSRKRTHGFRKRMSTSNGRNVIKRRRNRGRKNLAATISSK from the coding sequence ATGAAGCGCACCTATCAACCTAGTCGTGTCAGTCGTAAACGTACTCACGGATTTCGTAAAAGGATGTCAACCAGTAATGGCCGCAATGTGATTAAGCGTCGGCGTAACCGCGGTAGAAAAAATTTAGCTGCGACGATTTCTTCAAAATAA
- the rnpA gene encoding ribonuclease P protein component encodes MFLKNNSDYTRCYQFGSKKHSRYFILFFFKTDSPARYGFTVSKKIGGAVLRNRIKRLLREFIRNNYSDEFFFDVVIVAKRRAALFQKKKYSELSDDLLPQMMP; translated from the coding sequence GTGTTTTTAAAAAACAACTCTGATTACACGCGTTGCTATCAATTTGGTAGTAAGAAACATAGTCGTTATTTCATTTTGTTTTTTTTTAAAACAGACAGCCCTGCAAGGTATGGTTTTACAGTGAGTAAAAAAATAGGCGGGGCTGTTCTACGAAATCGGATAAAGCGTTTATTAAGAGAATTCATCAGAAATAATTATTCTGATGAATTCTTTTTTGACGTGGTAATAGTAGCTAAAAGACGAGCTGCTTTGTTTCAAAAAAAGAAATATTCAGAACTTTCTGATGATTTATTACCACAAATGATGCCATGA
- the yidD gene encoding membrane protein insertion efficiency factor YidD — translation MNTNLLVKLALYFITFYQRIISPLKPPTCRFIPTCSEYAIQSIRKYGFFIGSFKSILRILRCNPLFKGGYDPVK, via the coding sequence ATGAATACCAATCTTTTGGTAAAATTAGCGCTTTACTTTATCACGTTTTATCAGCGCATTATTTCCCCTCTTAAACCACCTACTTGTCGTTTTATTCCTACCTGTTCTGAATACGCTATCCAGTCAATACGAAAATATGGTTTTTTTATTGGCTCTTTTAAATCCATTTTAAGGATATTGCGATGTAATCCACTTTTTAAGGGTGGATACGATCCTGTAAAATAG
- the yidC gene encoding membrane protein insertase YidC, translating to MENKNTLLALILMLIVWTGFTFLFPPSQNTETASKINVSDVENNTLEKKLVEDVSVLDVSAVKNTNNNSDDFITVENDVFITTISVQSSSIVDLKLKKYTQDIDNISNLVSMLNKNNDINSIIFYGNNSLSVINNAVFNTDSGDKVIVSQDSYEINFYSRTDNYELTKKYIFYKNKYDFDISFSFKNLSSDSVTGNVFLSLSNFWSEEIKGNRLEFVGPVYYSDDKLSTVDVEDIDNELYPAVSWSGFENKYFLSAVIGNNVFSDLTIKHRDNYVQTNLLSSTLDVASGQSIDLEAKVFYGPKDVQILKTVDADLAKVVDFGFFKIIAKPLHTVLNFFYGYIGNYGFSIILLTVIIKLLFWPLTQKSYVSMKAMQKIQPEMKKLRDKYSNDRETLNRKMMELYREHRVNPLGGCLPMLVQIPVFFALYKVLLDTIELRHAPFMLWITDLSVKDPYYITPLIMGLTMFIQQKLTPNTMDPMQAKMMLAMPVVFTFLFLNFPAGLVIYWLVNNLLTIFQQYLIYKKPA from the coding sequence ATGGAAAATAAAAATACACTTCTTGCTTTGATATTAATGTTGATTGTTTGGACAGGATTTACTTTTTTATTTCCTCCTTCTCAAAATACTGAAACCGCTTCTAAAATTAATGTTTCTGATGTAGAAAACAACACATTAGAAAAAAAATTAGTTGAAGATGTTTCAGTTTTAGATGTTTCTGCTGTTAAAAATACAAATAATAATTCTGATGATTTTATAACCGTAGAAAATGATGTTTTTATTACTACTATATCAGTTCAATCATCTTCTATAGTCGATCTAAAGCTTAAAAAATATACACAGGATATTGATAATATTTCAAATCTTGTTTCTATGTTGAATAAAAATAATGATATAAATTCTATTATTTTTTATGGAAATAATAGCTTATCAGTAATTAATAATGCTGTTTTTAATACAGATTCTGGTGATAAAGTTATTGTTTCTCAAGATAGTTATGAAATTAATTTTTATTCTAGAACAGATAATTACGAACTTACAAAAAAATATATTTTCTATAAAAATAAATATGATTTTGATATTTCTTTCTCATTTAAAAATTTGTCTTCTGATTCTGTAACAGGAAATGTTTTTTTATCTCTGTCAAACTTCTGGTCTGAAGAAATTAAAGGAAATCGCTTAGAATTTGTTGGTCCTGTTTATTATTCTGATGATAAATTGTCTACTGTCGATGTTGAAGATATAGATAATGAGTTGTATCCCGCTGTTTCCTGGTCTGGATTTGAAAATAAATATTTTCTATCTGCTGTCATTGGCAATAATGTTTTTTCTGATCTTACGATAAAACATCGAGATAACTATGTACAAACAAATCTACTTTCTAGCACTCTCGATGTTGCGAGTGGACAAAGTATTGATCTTGAGGCAAAAGTTTTTTATGGCCCTAAAGATGTTCAAATACTTAAAACTGTCGATGCTGATTTAGCGAAGGTTGTGGATTTTGGTTTCTTTAAAATAATTGCTAAACCTTTACATACAGTGCTTAATTTCTTTTATGGCTATATTGGTAATTATGGTTTTTCAATTATTTTACTGACAGTTATTATTAAACTTCTCTTTTGGCCTTTGACTCAAAAGAGTTATGTTTCTATGAAGGCTATGCAAAAAATTCAGCCTGAAATGAAAAAATTAAGAGATAAATATAGTAACGATCGTGAGACTCTTAATCGCAAAATGATGGAACTTTATCGTGAGCATCGCGTTAATCCTCTCGGTGGATGCCTGCCTATGTTAGTTCAGATTCCTGTTTTTTTTGCTTTATATAAAGTGTTGTTAGACACGATTGAACTTCGTCATGCACCTTTTATGTTGTGGATAACTGACCTTTCAGTCAAAGACCCTTATTATATTACGCCTTTGATTATGGGACTTACGATGTTTATCCAGCAAAAACTCACCCCCAACACAATGGATCCAATGCAGGCAAAAATGATGTTGGCGATGCCTGTTGTTTTTACATTTCTGTTTCTAAATTTTCCGGCCGGTCTGGTTATCTACTGGTTGGTCAACAATCTTTTGACAATTTTTCAGCAGTATTTGATTTACAAGAAACCTGCCTAG
- the mnmE gene encoding tRNA uridine-5-carboxymethylaminomethyl(34) synthesis GTPase MnmE: MFSDDDTIIAPLNSPGHGAVTIIRLSGSRSLELVIRCFVNKSGKSFTNLSSHQFYYGFISFQNISLDEVMVVYMASPKSYTCEDIVEIHCHASVAVVKNIIDLFISFGVRIAEPGEFTYRAFKNGRIDLSHAEAIADLIASKSSMASQLALRQMNGALSDRVYSFKEKILSVLALIEAYIDFPEEDIDPSHADSIENDTILLLKEIDQTLAGYDEGRIVRDGFSLLILGKPNVGKSSLLNLLVGEDRAIVTNIPGTTRDIIQESITLKGYPITIVDTAGIRESVDPIEQDGVLRAKKQIQSADIILYLIDGAVPFDTSILEDIALLPPDRFIIVGNKADKTNFVFPDRCISKYVNHSISVKRNMGIDSLIDGILDQLNLHSQACDESIVLSDRRHKDILVRCRRYLEDFSVAFNCGDSDEFLALHLREALQSLGEITGETTPDDILNDIFGRFCIGK; the protein is encoded by the coding sequence ATGTTCTCAGATGATGACACAATTATTGCTCCTTTAAATTCGCCTGGTCATGGGGCGGTGACTATTATTCGTTTATCCGGCTCCAGATCTTTGGAATTGGTTATACGTTGTTTTGTCAATAAGTCGGGTAAATCTTTTACCAACTTATCTTCTCACCAGTTTTATTATGGTTTTATTTCTTTTCAGAACATTTCACTTGATGAGGTTATGGTCGTCTATATGGCTTCACCTAAATCTTATACCTGTGAAGATATTGTCGAAATTCATTGTCATGCAAGTGTCGCTGTTGTAAAGAATATTATCGATCTGTTTATTTCTTTTGGAGTTAGAATCGCTGAGCCTGGAGAATTTACATATCGCGCTTTTAAGAATGGTAGGATTGATCTGTCTCATGCTGAGGCTATTGCAGACCTTATTGCTTCTAAATCATCAATGGCGAGTCAGTTAGCACTTCGTCAGATGAATGGTGCACTTTCTGATCGTGTTTATTCTTTTAAAGAAAAAATTTTATCGGTGCTGGCTCTTATAGAAGCTTATATTGATTTCCCTGAAGAAGATATTGATCCAAGTCATGCTGATTCTATCGAAAACGATACTATTTTGCTTTTAAAGGAAATTGATCAAACACTGGCTGGTTATGATGAGGGAAGAATCGTACGTGATGGTTTTTCTCTGTTGATTTTAGGAAAGCCCAATGTTGGTAAGAGCTCTCTCCTTAATCTCCTTGTTGGAGAGGATAGGGCGATCGTAACTAATATTCCTGGAACAACGCGTGATATTATCCAGGAGTCGATTACCCTTAAGGGGTATCCCATTACAATTGTCGATACTGCGGGTATTCGAGAATCCGTAGATCCAATTGAGCAAGATGGTGTATTGAGAGCAAAAAAACAAATCCAATCAGCAGATATTATTTTATATCTGATTGATGGCGCTGTTCCTTTTGATACTTCTATTTTGGAGGATATTGCACTTTTACCTCCTGATCGTTTTATTATTGTAGGAAACAAAGCGGATAAAACTAATTTTGTTTTTCCTGACCGGTGTATTTCCAAATACGTGAATCACAGTATTTCTGTAAAGCGTAATATGGGGATAGATTCTTTAATTGATGGAATACTTGATCAACTCAATTTACATAGTCAGGCTTGTGATGAATCTATCGTCCTTTCTGATCGGCGCCATAAAGATATTTTAGTTCGCTGCCGTCGATATCTTGAGGATTTTTCTGTAGCATTTAATTGTGGCGATTCGGATGAATTTTTAGCTTTACATTTACGAGAAGCACTACAGTCCTTGGGTGAAATCACTGGTGAAACAACACCGGATGATATTCTTAACGATATTTTCGGTCGTTTTTGTATTGGTAAGTAA